From Rutidosis leptorrhynchoides isolate AG116_Rl617_1_P2 chromosome 3, CSIRO_AGI_Rlap_v1, whole genome shotgun sequence, a single genomic window includes:
- the LOC139902556 gene encoding uncharacterized protein: MLGSIDCMHYEWGKFPVAWRGQFTRGDHSYPTIMLEDVASYDNWIWHAYFGVAEANNDLNVLHATPLFNSMLIDELPDIPYILTVSRGILVQLIKKRTYFSKKQASARQDVERTFGILQGPWHILQQPARTYKIKAIQRIMHCCIILHNMIVEDNGYNIAENLKVYEQAVNMQTSWIDRCDPYKRRTKELRDIEVHDGLRFDLAEHH, encoded by the exons ATGCTTGGCAGCATCGATTGTATGCATTACGAATGGGGAAAATTCCCAGTTGCATGGAGAGGACAATTTACTAGAGGGGATCACAGTTATCCAACAATTATGCTTGAAGATGTTGCATCGTACGACAACTGGATTTGGCATGCTTACTTTGGAGTTGCCGAAGCAAATAATGACTTAAACGTTTTACACGCTACTCCTTTGTTCAACTCGATGCTCATAGATGAATTGCCAGACATCCCTTATATACTAACGGTGTCGA GGGGTATTCTAGTGCAGCTGATAAAAAAACGTACTTACTTTTCAAAGAAACAAGCTTCTGCACGCCAGGATGTTGAGAGAACCTTTGGTATTTTACAAGGACCTTGGCATATACTACAACAACCAGCACGCACTTACAAGATTAAAGCTATTCAAAGGATCATGCATTGTTGTATCATTCTACACAATATGATTGTTGAGGATAACGGCTATAATATCGCTGAGAATTTGAAAGTTTATGAACAGGCTGTGAACATGCAAACTAGTTGGATCGACAGGTGTGACCCGTATAAGAGGAGAACGAAGGAATTACGCGACATTGAAGTGCACGATGGTTTACGATTTGATTTGGCGGAACATCATTGA
- the LOC139899241 gene encoding U-box domain-containing protein 3: MGIDKVMKCLSNSLSRFIHLVTFGVPKNLPCEKEYKDVANSLKLFKVIIDNINELHIDSDEILCKKFEELDVVVNEAREFIENWSFQMSKICGVEKSKQVIVKIQSYSIKICEIMYLSLESSSSSTSNLADIQNFMEEFKSLKFENKVEKLEEALICIKEGKVPPAELLIEIIELLQLSLTDELLKESIAVEKENVKFNQLDKQTNHISDLVFHIREVMKNLESCKVANGVSIPSYFICPLSLQLMFDPVIVASGQTYERDSIQKWISNGLTRCPVTRQTLSHTNLTENYTVKALIINWCNENCIKVKQSFDLSDKSEDLRSSAGVKNGFDRQSFQKSNHQSPEESCSHSRSESTSTAVSSSEQLCELSGEIVSDSGGPPWHSKCMNEMNADDGNRNYPRTVSLPPDSSPNDLTTLSYVKKLVNDLKSSTNESQTKAAEQLRFLAKNNMENRIMIGQSGAIQPLVSLLHSNVKLTQEHAVTALLNLSINGNIKLMIAESGAVEPLIHVLKTGNMCAKENAAAALFSLSLLEEYRVKIGQSGAVKPLVDLLGLGTLRGKKDATTALFNLSIFHDNKARIIQAGAVKYLVELMDPESQMVDKSVALLSNLSSISEGCLAIAREGGIPLLVEVVEMGSQRGKENAASILLQLCLCSPKYCRLVLQEGAVPPLVALSQAGTARAKEKAQQLLSHFRSQRENTYGRGKS, from the exons ATGGGTATAGACAAGGTGATGAAATGTTTAAGTAACAGTTTATCTCGATTCATTCATCTTGTTACATTTGGTGTACCGAAGAACTTGCCATGTGAGAAAGAGTACAAAGACGTTGCTAACTCGTTAAAGCTTTTTAAAGTTATAATTGATAACATTAATGAGTTACACATAGATTCGGATGAAATCCTGTGCAAGAAGTTTGAAGAACTAGATGTAGTCGTAAATGAGGCTCGCGAGTTCATTGAGAATTGGAGTTTTCAGATGAGCAAAATTTGCGGG GTTGAAAAGAGCAAGCAAGTTATAGTTAAAATTCAAAGCTATTCTATCAAGATTTGTGAGATAATGTACTTGTCATTGGAGTCATCGTCGTCATCAACTTCAAATTTAGCTGATATTCAG AATTTTATGGAGGAATTCAAGAGTTTGAAGTTTGAAAATAAAGTAGAGAAATTAGAAGAAGCTCTAATATGCATTAAAGAAGGAAAGGTTCCTCCAGCAGAACTTTTAATCGAAATTATAGAACTGCTTCAGTTATCATTAACTGATGAACTGCTAAAAGAGAGCATTGCGGTAGAAAAGGAAAACGTTAAGTTCAACCAATTGGATAAGCAAACTAATCATATATCTGATCTTGTGTTTCATATAAGGGAAGTCATGAAAAATCTTGAAAGTTGTAAAGTCGCTAATGGTGTTTCGATCCCTTCATATTTCATCTGTCCGTTGTCACTTCAACTCATGTTTGATCCGGTGATTGTGGCAAGTGGTCAAACCTACGAACGCGATTCAATCCAGAAATGGATTAGTAATGGACTCACAAGATGCCCGGTAACCCGTCAAACACTTTCACACACCAACTTAACCGAGAATTATACGGTCAAAGCTTTGATAATAAATTGGTGTAATGAAAATTGTATAAAAGTCAAACAGTCTTTTGACCTTTCTGATAAATCGGAAGACTTGAGATCTTCGGCTGGAGTTAAGAATGGGTTTGACCGACAAAGCTTTCAAAAGTCAAACCATCAGTCCCCCGAAGAGTCATGTAGTCACAGCAGGAGTGAATCGACATCAACCGCAGTTTCTAGTTCTGAACAATTATGTGAATTGTCTGGAGAAATTGTTTCGGATTCTGGAGGCCCACCTTGGCATTCTAAATGTATGAACGAAATGAATGCTGATGATGGAAATCGTAATTACCCTAGAACTGTTTCTCTACCGCCTGATTCTTCACCGAATGATTTAACGACACTTTCTTACGTTAAAAAGCTTGTAAACGATCTAAAATCTTCAACCAATGAATCCCAAACGAAAGCCGCTGAACAGTTACGGTTTCTTGCTAAGAATAATATGGAAAACCGAATCATGATTGGACAATCTGGAGCCATTCAACCTCTTGTATCATTATTACATTCGAATGTAAAGCTGACTCAAGAACACGCAGTTACTGCTCTTTTAAATTTGTCAATCAATGGAAACATAAAGTTAATGATCGCCGAATCAGGTGCCGTTGAGCCATTAATTCATGTTTTAAAAACTGGAAATATGTGTGCTAAAGAGAACGCTGCAGCAGCATTATTCAGCCTCTCTTTATTAGAAGAGTATCGAGTCAAAATTGGTCAATCTGGTGCGGTCAAACCGTTGGTTGACCTTTTGGGATTGGGTACACTTAGAGGGAAAAAAGATGCAACAACTGCATTGTTTAATTTGTCAATATTTCATGATAATAAAGCTCGTATTATACAAGCGGGGGCAGTTAAGTATCTTGTGGAGTTAATGGACCCTGAATCACAAATGGTCGATAAATCCGTGGCTCTTCTTTCAAATCTTTCTAGTATTTCCGAGGGGTGTTTGGCGATTGCAAGAGAAGGCGGGATACCTTTGTTGGTTGAGGTTGTCGAAATGGGGTCTCAAAGGGGAAAAGAAAACGCAGCTTCGATACTTTTGCAACTTTGTCTTTGTAGTCCTAAGTATTGTCGGTTGGTTCTTCAAGAAGGTGCGGTACCTCCTCTAGTTGCTTTGTCTCAAGCTGGAACCGCACGAGCCAAAGAGAAG GCACAACAACTTCTTAGTCATTTTCGCAGTCAGCGTGAAAACACATATGGAAGAGGGAAATCATGA